The nucleotide sequence AGCTACACAGCAAGGTGGACTTACTCTCGCTGGAAGTGACGCGGATCAAAAAACAAATTAAGCCCTCTGAGATGGTCATGGAATTTCAGCCTCCTCCTGAATATCAGCTAACCAGTGAGGAGCTCGCTCAGCTGATGGAGCAAACGTCCACCGCGGGTGAGCTTGGCTGCAGGCTCCTAGTTCAACTGTTCCCAGAACTTTTCACGACAAAGGAATGTGCGCACGGCTGCAGCACATGCAGCCTCACAAGTAAACGGACATTAGATTCATTGCATCTTCAGCTAATACGCAACTATGTGGAGGCCTGCTACCCGCTAGTGAAAAATGAAAACGTCTGGCAGACAGACTGCTTGCTGCAGATCAATGACTTCTTGAATCGTTTCTGGGCTCAGAAGGACATGGAGAGTGGTCAGGTGTGTGACAAACAGGCTCCGATGGTTGTCGGGTTTGATATAGAACCGAATCACACTTGCCATTTCATTAGCGAAGATGCCCAAGATGAAAGTCTTTCCCTCAACTCTGGAGAGAACAATGATGTTCATTCTAACAATGTCAGCTCGGATGTAGTGCTGGACTCTCATGAGGCTGCTGGTGATGACTCTGAAGACTTAACGTCCCCGGAGGAGCTTGTCATATTTTTGTTGAACAGACTCTTCCCGGAGGTGTTTGAGGAGGGCAAGTTGCCAGAGGGCCACAACAGCATTGGACAGTTAATTACTGACTCGGACAGACTAGAAATTCTGCGAAAATACATGGAGGCCAATTTCCCTGATATCCCAGAGGAAACCTGGTTGCAGTTGTGTGTGCAACGAATGGAGGAAGCACTGGAGAACGCTTCAACCAGTGGCAACAGAGAGATGTACAACACTACCCATCTACCTGACAACATCTCCATTGTTAAGATCAGTGACCTGTGTGATTACGAGAAACCAAATCGCAGGTCTAAGAAATCATGGCTAGAGCCTGTGGATTTTGACAAGCTAGAGATTCCTCCTCCGAACTTTGATGTTCCTCAGGAGTATTTACTGACTAAGGAACAGCTAAAGAATAACTATGAATGCAGTCTATCAATTGGGAACTTTGCATCTCGTCTCCTGGTCCTCATGTTCCCTGAGCTCTTCACTAACGAGAATGCACGAAAATACTACAACTGCAGCGGATCTCTAGGCAAGAAACAGCTGGATCCTTTACGAATCAGTCTCATCCGACATTATGTACAACTGCTCTACCCACAAGCTAAGAACGACCGCGTGTGGACCCTTGAGTTTGTCGGCAAACTTGATGAACGTTGCAGACGACGAGATACCGACCAACGTCGTTCCTACCAACAACAGCGAAAAGCCTGTTCACCTGATCAAGACCCTGACCCCAATGACTCTCTGCTATCTGCTGGCCAAATCAATGCGCTTGCTTCAGATCGCTTAAAAGAGGACTTTGAAGTCTTGTCTTCACCCCTGGAGAAAAGCAGCAAAGATTTCTGCAAGATTCCTCTCGAGGACCTCTCGGTACCCACCCCAGACTTTCCAGTGCCTTCTGAATACCTGCTTACGGATGCTGAAGTGAGGGAGATTGTCCAACAGAGTCTGTCTGTGGGAAATTTTGCTGCTCGCCTTCTCGTCCGCCTCTTCCCGGAGCTTTTCACCCAGGAAAATTTGCGGTTGCAGTATAACCACTCTGGGGCCTGCAACAAGAAGCAGCTGGACCCCATGCGCCTTCGACTTATTCGTCATTATGTGGAGGCCGTCTATCCCGTTGACAAAATGGAGGAGGTGTGGCACTATGAATGTGTGCCAAGCATCGACGAGCGATGCAGACGGCCCAATCGCAAGAAATGTGACATTCTAAAGAAGGCAAAGAGATCAAACAACACTGTGACTTATTCTTAAACAATGTTCCTGCAAACTGCAGACccgttttattattttacacaacaTACCTGTTATTTGCACAAGTCCATAAGCTGAAGCAGATTTTAACTTGTCCTTGTTTAAGATCCGGTTTGGCTGGTTGAGTTCAAATGTTGGCTTTTAAATGGGACAGATTAGTAGgtgacaaaaaaaagtttgtgaCTGAAGCCACTATCACCTGATAGTTATTAGTGTTACTATTTATATGCCAAAATAGAGTGTTGCAGGAAAGACGTCAGAACACAGAATGAATATTATTCAGTGTGTTCCCTAGTGTAAAATAAGGTCTCTGATAAACATAACTCAGCCATATTTCCACGTTTATGACATAAACTACACTTGCACCCCAGAGTTTCTTATCTGTAATGTATGATTTATAAAATACTCTAACAGTACAGGTtttcacaacccaggctcattctgaaaacgtacctctatgaacatttctggagagtgccaaatatgtcccaggagctgtgtttttttgcagtttttgtttttacaaatccaccagaggccactgtgtacactttttgggatctcaaatttctctggcgagttccattcgcgcctgttgttctcacgtaaatccaccagaggtcactgtcgactgactgaatgactgccTGACTTACCGATCAACTGACTCACCCTCCCCCTttcataaacccaaccaatagtatttttaaaagcattcgttcgtttttaaaatgaaatgcagccatatgtacttctggctacatacgTCGCGATCTcgagaaacatatatagggctacgttttcagaatgagcctatgtaggGTTTTCAATATGGATGTATCCAATTTACATTgcagagaagaaaaaaatcatattgTCAAGTTGTCTTTACCACAATTTGTTTTCTTGAATTGGAACCCCCCCGCCTAGTCAAATATGTAGGGAACCAATTGTGAATTATTCTTCCAAGTTCTGACATAATTTTTTCACTACTCTATATTAATGATGTTATTCTAATGTCTAATTAATAGATAAGCTAAAGGTAGccttaattaatttaaatgtaaacttttagTTAAAAATAGGTCACTTTAGTGTGGGGTGAGGGCAGAGAagatatagataaatatatattttttgtttgtttgttgtaataaGTTGTAGCAATGTTGCATCACTGGCTTTTCTAATTATCAGCATATTGAAGTATGTCCTGCCTTACAGGAAGTCGATCTTAATTATCTGTACTAAACTATAGCACCAggttatatgttatatatttttaaataaaaaaatcacttcCTAGCCGAGATGcgttttcatgtttgtttttattttactcaccGAGGGTCAGTGGGTATCTTGTTTATCAAGACAGATCAAAATTGTGTTTTGCGTATTCCACTCTGAAACCTGCTTAATAGAAATCTACCAAAGCCATAAAGACAAACATTTGAAATTCTAATAATTGTTTTCTGTAAATACTACATACAATTGAAAATTCATATAACAAAAACCAGCTCTAAACAATAGGATGTGTTTGTGACATGTAAAGTTCAAAACCTCTTCAAGTAGTCTGGACCACTTACAAGAACTACTGTCAAGTGACATGATGTAAAAAAGCTTTTGCAAGCCAGAGAAACCATCTCATAAAATTCTCTGTCTGCAGTTTCAGAATCAAACGACTGGAGGGTGGATTAGGAAAAACCACTTTTGTCCCACTTTCTGATCTTTCACCCATCAAGCACCTCGTCTTGGTCTTCAGTCTTTATAAACATCCTTTCTGGGAAGTTGTAGATTTTTCCAGCTTCTTAAAATTACTTTCAGCTTTTGGCCATCTTGCGTCTCTGATACCACCTTTTTTAAGATCACCCTCTTCAGCAAGATTGTGTCCCTTTCGTTGTCGTCACTGAGGATCTGATCCAGAGTATCCCCCACCTTAACCTGTAGGAGGCAACAGACCATCAACTGTTGTATTAAGGTGCAATATCTGCTTATACTCGTAACGACCACTAAAAGCAACATGAGGATGTTTAATGGGTCAACTGGCATTagacaaacagttgaagtcaaaattattatccctcctgtgaattCCTGCAATATTTTtgtagttatttgttttattttggctagaataaaatagttttaataaaaaaacattttaagttcaaaattattagcccctttaagcaatatttttttccattgtgtacagaacaaaccgttgTTATACAATTGATTTCCGatttaccttaacttgcctaattaacctagttaaatctttaaatgtcattttaagctgaatactagcagcttgaaaaatgtctagtcaaatattgactgaaaatgtgctgtcatcatggcaaagataaataaaaatcagttattagaaattagctattaaaaccattacgtttagaaatgtgtcaaatctctgttaaacagaaattggttaaaaatatacaggtggcaaatgattctgacttcaactgtatttaaagcAAGCTGTTTTGATTTTTACCACGAGAGGGCGCTAACTCACCATTTTGCCCTTCTTTGACAGTTTCTGACCGTTCAGTCTCAATTTGAGGCTATAGAAAGAATCCTCAACACTACTGTAAAAGAGATACAGCTGTTAGTCACTGACACCACCAGCCCAAAAACACACTTAAAGTACAGTCTAAAAAAATATACTCTAAGCAGTCCAATAGGAGAATTTTACAAGGTAAAATGAGAAGCTGACCTAATATAAGAGATATGTTTTAATGTGTTACAGTCATAGaagctaaatatatatttcactgtaacatcaaagtcagctttattgtcaattcaaccacatgtaaaGGTCATACAGAGAATCAaaattgcgttactctcagaccctagatGTAACATATatcattaatacaaaaagtagaataaaaaaaaattacaatacaattacacatataatataaaatataagtaagaaataaaaatattgttcattcattttcttttcggcttaatctcttaactaatctggagtcgccactgcagaatgaactggaaacttatgcagcatatgttttactgagaggatgcccttccagctgcaacccagcattgggaaacacccatacactcacattcacacacacataaactacggacaatttagctgacccaattcatTTATAGCCCATGtttttaaactgtgggggaaaatggagcacccggaggaaacccaggcacaTGGCAAGGAGTGTcaaccagagttgtgcagatgtaaaacagtatatagtgcaaaaagtttGTAAGTAATACGCAGGAAGTAATTATAATATCATTTATGTGACTTGAGAACACTAATTTTGGAAACAATAATCTCTGAACATGCTGAACAGCTTCACAGACTTACTGTCTTGCAATGTCCAATCCAGACTTCAAAACCAGATCAAAACGTAAAGACTGGATGGCTTTCTCGTGGTCTTTGTAGTTATTTGGCAGGCCTGGGTCATCTGGAAACTCGTCCTCATAATCGCTAGCCTCTGCATCGTCCTCTTCCTGGTGCACTACTTTTTGTTTCCCTTTCTTTCTTGTGCTCTTGAGTCGGATCTGATGGAGAGTCCAGCTCTGCCGAGCATCCCATGATTTTGGTCCCATTGCTGTCCGGTGTGTTTGGGGAGTGGCTGAACCCCACAGCTGACGAGCGTGTAACATCCGTGGGCACCACACGCTGAGGCCAGAGCCGTGGCAAGGTGTGAGCAGCTGCAGGGAGTTCAGTCTGCCCAGCTGCCGCAGGGCCAGGGCCTGCACCGACAGACTCTGCATACTGTTACACTGAACATTGGACACAAGAGGAAAAGATCAGTGAAAAGGGATAGCAAGCATGTATAATTTACACTGCTCAGGGTCATCGTATTTTACAACTCAGATTCAAATGCAATGGAAATccactaaagcagtgtttctcaaccacggtCCTGGAGGactaccaacactgcatgttttggatgtctcttttaTCTGTCACACCCatcacaggtctttcagtctctgttaatgagctgctaatctaaatcaggtgtgtttggttaaggagacctggaaaatgtgcacaactggtggtcctccaggaatgtggttgagaaccagagagagagagagagaatatatgAATATCTTGAATTATGTGGGCAGAAAACGGTGACAAGACAAAACATTTTCAattcatattgttattattgtgcCAGAAAAGTACCAAAGAAAACAACAGGGAGTAAAATTATTTCCACAAGGTTTTAAAGgacttactttttttattatttacatcaaAACATGcacaatttataatttttttttctctaaagttataatttattagattttaaaatCAAGGACTCTTTATTACATGTATAGCACTGATAATTGGTGCAGATAATTTCCATatagtaaatacataaaataaaaaactcaaaacTCTTTTATATTTGGACAATGCTTCATTTTAACAGTCCCTCTATTGTTTACCATGCAAATTTGAATATTTGGTTTGAAATCGCATACAAGTATGACTTCCAAACAATATTGgaactatttaattgactgtgaacaatgttgcactttgatagtcattggttgcttatttgcaaataatactttttgaatATAAAAACTAACTTTATCCCAActgttattttggtaaaaaaatataCTGTGTGTTTTATGAAGCTAATAGCACTGACAACAAATGACTATGCTTTGATGATCGTCTAAACTTCATATAGCGGAAAAAGACTTTTGTTCCACAAGGTTTTAAAGgacttacttttttattatttaccctaaaacatgcatgtttttttctctAACGTTATAATTTATTCAATTCTAAAATCAAGGACTCATTAAATATATAGCACTGATAATTATTGTGTCAATACCTTATGCatagtaaatacataaaaactcaAGTGTGTGTTAATATTTGTACAAATATTCTGTGTCTATTATGAAACTTATAGCACTGACAACAAATGACGATGCTTGAATGATTGTCTAAACTTCATATAGCGCTAAAGGACTTGTTTCTACACCTAAAATCTAACTTAACTAAACATATGTGCACTAAAgagaaatgaaaaatataatgaaAGAATATCCATTAGCAATAACGTTAGCGCCATATAATCACAACATAATCAGAAATATGCATATTCATCAACTCATAACGTGTTTCTACCCtcacatttgcatttttatttatttattttacatctaaaaaaacttacatatacaaaaataatcaagaaatctgtagactataaaacattttcaattcACCTTGTTGTCATCAGTgacaaagtgtttttaaaaagaatCAAAACTGAAAACAACTGAGAGACAAATTAATTCCACAAGGTTTTAAAGGacctacttttttattatttacctcaaaacatgcatgtttttttctctAACGTTATAATTTATTAGATTCTAAAATCAAGGACTCGTTATTCAATATATAGCACTGATAATTAAAGTAGTGTCAATCACTGATGCacagtaaatacataaaaaaagtgtGTGTTAATATTTGTACAAATATACTGAGTACATTATGAAGCTAACAGCACTGACAACAAATGACAATGCTTGAATGATCGTCTTAACTTCACATAGAGCTAAAAGACTTGTTTCTACACTTAAAAACTAACTAAACATAACTAAACTGATGAGAATTAAAGAATATGCAGTATAAGAACAGCCATTAGCAATCCCGTTAGCGTCATATATCACAACATAAACAGAAATATGCATATACATAAACTCATAACGTGTTTCTACACTGACAACAACATTTCACTATCAATAAATTCAAAAGTAACAGTTTTGTTCATAACAACTACATTAAATAGAGATATTTTACCTATTTAAGTGATCTCCCCTTGAATCTAATCTTGACTTGAACTGATCA is from Danio aesculapii chromosome 13, fDanAes4.1, whole genome shotgun sequence and encodes:
- the mtres1 gene encoding mitochondrial transcription rescue factor 1 — protein: MQSLSVQALALRQLGRLNSLQLLTPCHGSGLSVWCPRMLHARQLWGSATPQTHRTAMGPKSWDARQSWTLHQIRLKSTRKKGKQKVVHQEEDDAEASDYEDEFPDDPGLPNNYKDHEKAIQSLRFDLVLKSGLDIARHSVEDSFYSLKLRLNGQKLSKKGKMVKVGDTLDQILSDDNERDTILLKRVILKKVVSETQDGQKLKVILRSWKNLQLPRKDVYKD
- the bend3 gene encoding BEN domain-containing protein 3 isoform X2, with protein sequence MSSSLCMVNADGQVPDKIKVEKDAEDVIENTEGKMESFFKSITKRASTCSEVERPNSGKRIKVTPAGENLLDSSSDDGSRSCSYVHRSSPEQIPISSYRKPLYSITHRISERKAASSLDQNGAHNGVRASQNGVHFQKLGNSRKHHMFKASPTVGVTGSPAALDSHLYPLIEKMFFLLNTLNSSMTQLHSKVDLLSLEVTRIKKQIKPSEMVMEFQPPPEYQLTSEELAQLMEQTSTAGELGCRLLVQLFPELFTTKECAHGCSTCSLTSKRTLDSLHLQLIRNYVEACYPLVKNENVWQTDCLLQINDFLNRFWAQKDMESGQVCDKQAPMVVGFDIEPNHTCHFISEDAQDESLSLNSGENNDVHSNNVSSDVVLDSHEAAGDDSEDLTSPEELVIFLLNRLFPEVFEEGKLPEGHNSIGQLITDSDRLEILRKYMEANFPDIPEETWLQLCVQRMEEALENASTSGNREMYNTTHLPDNISIVKISDLCDYEKPNRRSKKSWLEPVDFDKLEIPPPNFDVPQEYLLTKEQLKNNYECSLSIGNFASRLLVLMFPELFTNENARKYYNCSGSLGKKQLDPLRISLIRHYVQLLYPQAKNDRVWTLEFVGKLDERCRRRDTDQRRSYQQQRKACSPDQDPDPNDSLLSAGQINALASDRLKEDFEVLSSPLEKSSKDFCKIPLEDLSVPTPDFPVPSEYLLTDAEVREIVQQSLSVGNFAARLLVRLFPELFTQENLRLQYNHSGACNKKQLDPMRLRLIRHYVEAVYPVDKMEEVWHYECVPSIDERCRRPNRKKCDILKKAKRSNNTVTYS
- the bend3 gene encoding BEN domain-containing protein 3 isoform X1; the protein is MSSSLCMVNADGQVPDKKVKVEKDAEDVIENTEGKMESFFKSITKRASTCSEVERPNSGKRIKVTPAGENLLDSSSDDGSRSCSYVHRSSPEQIPISSYRKPLYSITHRISERKAASSLDQNGAHNGVRASQNGVHFQKLGNSRKHHMFKASPTVGVTGSPAALDSHLYPLIEKMFFLLNTLNSSMTQLHSKVDLLSLEVTRIKKQIKPSEMVMEFQPPPEYQLTSEELAQLMEQTSTAGELGCRLLVQLFPELFTTKECAHGCSTCSLTSKRTLDSLHLQLIRNYVEACYPLVKNENVWQTDCLLQINDFLNRFWAQKDMESGQVCDKQAPMVVGFDIEPNHTCHFISEDAQDESLSLNSGENNDVHSNNVSSDVVLDSHEAAGDDSEDLTSPEELVIFLLNRLFPEVFEEGKLPEGHNSIGQLITDSDRLEILRKYMEANFPDIPEETWLQLCVQRMEEALENASTSGNREMYNTTHLPDNISIVKISDLCDYEKPNRRSKKSWLEPVDFDKLEIPPPNFDVPQEYLLTKEQLKNNYECSLSIGNFASRLLVLMFPELFTNENARKYYNCSGSLGKKQLDPLRISLIRHYVQLLYPQAKNDRVWTLEFVGKLDERCRRRDTDQRRSYQQQRKACSPDQDPDPNDSLLSAGQINALASDRLKEDFEVLSSPLEKSSKDFCKIPLEDLSVPTPDFPVPSEYLLTDAEVREIVQQSLSVGNFAARLLVRLFPELFTQENLRLQYNHSGACNKKQLDPMRLRLIRHYVEAVYPVDKMEEVWHYECVPSIDERCRRPNRKKCDILKKAKRSNNTVTYS